Proteins encoded by one window of Salvia splendens isolate huo1 chromosome 5, SspV2, whole genome shotgun sequence:
- the LOC121805457 gene encoding mitochondrial carrier protein CoAc1-like produces the protein MMNSSQGSTLSSNVTGFAGAASAHREAKYIDTVPVYVKELIAGGAAGGIAKTAVAPLERTKILLQTRTQGFHSLGIYPSLKKLLKHEGVAGFYKGNGASVLRIVPYAALHFMAYEQYRSQILDNYSALGTGPVVDLLAGSAAGGTAVLCTYPLDLARTKLAYQVVDTRGDLKHGTRQFHSNPAYTGIGNVFKTVYTEGGVRGLYRGLGPTLIGILPYAGLKFYVYEELKRHVPEEHQKSIAMRLSCGAIAGVLGQTLTYPLDVVRRQMQVEHLQPSSQGGHVYKSTWEGLASIVRNHGWRQLFAGLSINYIKVVPSVAIGFTVYDSMKTRLQIPPRQKSSTSASA, from the exons ATGATGAATTCTTCACAGGGTTCTACCCTTTCATCGAATGTGACTGGATTTGCTGGGGCAGCTTCTGCTCATAGAGAGGCCAAGTACATAGATACAGTTCCTGTGTATGTAAAGGAGCTCATTGCTGGTGGTGCAGCTGGTGGAATTGCTAAGACGGCTGTTGCCCCGTTGGAACGAACTAAAATACTTCTGCAG ACTAGAACACAAGGTTTTCATTCTCTTGGGATTTACCCCTCGTTGAAGAAGCTACTGAAGCATGAAGGTGTGGCAGGATTTTACAA AGGAAATGGAGCAAGTGTACTTAGGATTGTACCCTATGCAGCATTACATTTCATGGCCTACGAGCAGTATCGTTCACAAATCTTGGATAACTACTCGGCTTTGGGAACAGGGCCCGTTGTAGATCTCTTAGCTGGCTCGGCCGCTGGTGGGACTGCAGTTTTATGCACTTATCCACTAGATTTGGCTCGCACCAAACTCGCCTACCAG GTTGTAGACACAAGAGGAGATTTGAAGCACGGGACGAGGCAGTTTCATTCCAATCCTGCTTACACTGGAATTGGAAACGTATTCAAGACGGTCTACACAGAAGGGGGAGTCCGAGGTCTATACCGAGGCCTAG GTCCGACACTTATAGGTATTCTTCCATATGCTGGCCTTAAATTTTATGTTTACGAGGAGCTGAAGAGGCACGTCCCCGAAGAACACCAGAAGTCGATTGCAATGCGGCTATCTTGTGGAGCCATAGCTGGCGTACTTGGACAGACTCTGACATACCCCTTAGATGTTGTCAGGAGGCAGATGCAG GTCGAGCATCTGCAACCTTCATCACAAGGTGGTCACGTGTATAAGAGCACGTGGGAGGGGCTGGCTTCCATTGTCCGTAATCACGGTTGGAGGCAGTTGTTCGCTGGCCTAAGCATCAATTACATCAAG GTTGTACCATCTGTTGCAATTGGTTTCACAGTTTATGACTCGATGAAGACTCGGTTGCAGATTCCTCCTCGTCAGAAATCGAGCACGTCTGCATCAGCATGA